The DNA sequence TAGCTGGCAGGTACCTAAACCACAAAAAAATTACAGTGTTTCACAAACATAGAATGCTAGTATACTAGCTGGTTACCACGACCCTTCAGCTCCAACTGTGGGATTCTGAAAAGCCCCGTATCCCCAGAAAGTCTTCAAAGAGTAAGGCTGGGATATTGTCATACCCTCTTCAGTGAGTTTTGCTATCTGCACTTTCAAGTAATTTCTTAAGTTTGCatacaatatttaaaaataaaagaatcatGATAACATATATCATCAGTGTTGGTATGAAGAAATGATGAAAGTGGGAGGGATAAACAGAATGTATTTAATCTTTCTTACTGGTATGACACTGTCAATAACCCATCAGCCTCAGTTCTAAACTATCATCACAACAGACTATAAAAGGATAATTATCACTTCCGATAGATCTATAACACTATCTCACAAAGAAAAATCTCATATTTTCTGCCATTAAACTTGGCTACTATTTTGTTCATATTATTGCATGATACAcagaataataaattaataatatttctacAAAAGATAAGCGTCTACCTGATGCATTTGAATCTATCGTTAGAAAGGCTATTTTCTATAACATTGAATtggaaatttaaaaacaaaagttAACAAGAAAAGCATTCAGCTTGGGTGCATTTTCTTGTCATACAGTAGATGTGACATGCACAAAAAATTCTAATATAGACCAATTGCGCACTTCTTAACACATCTAACACATAACCCTATTTCTTAACATTATCTGTCAACATTTTATCAGTGTCCTAAATAGTGCATTAAGAAGCCACCTAAGCGGGATTAGTGCTTAAAACGCTTCAATTTTGTACTGCGgattaagcgtttttgaaaattaagcgaCCATTAAGCAGAATAAGCGGCCAAGTGATGTTGACCTGCTGATTTTTCAATttccaaatattaaatttattatataatgactaattatattaaaaagctaataatattatattttattaaaaatattacaggTTTAAATTCTCATTACTATATAATGTttaattcttaattttaaatataataatatttatacctAAAAATACATTATTGTTCCGCTTATTTAACCGCTTTAGCACTAGAAGTAAACAATAATCATATAGGAGTAACAAAATCAACATTTGCCATACATGGATTCGCATAACTAATCCCCCCGGACACAATTAATTTGTGATGCAGAAACAGTGATGAGTCTAACTGTATGCATATCAGATTGCATCACAGAACCACAGTTGTAAAAGTTATCTGGTGCGATAGAAACAAACCTGAAGCTTGTTAACAGCAGACCTATCACGATACAGAAGAACACGCATGCACTTCTCCAGTAGCTTGACACCCTCTTCGAAAGTTAAGTCTTCTTTCCATTCATCACGCAGAATTGGCCGTGCCAGATGATTACCAAATCCGGTTGCCACGTGATTATCCTCAAAATGTACACCAATCATACTGACCTGCATTGACAACAACCCCATCTCATGACTCAAGTACCTCCCGTGACATGAGGACTGCCTCAATCTAAGCCTACAACAATATAGATATATGCACTTAACAAGAATCACACAATGGTAAAGCAATTTACCGATCCCAGATACTTTTGCCCATTTTTCACTCCACCGAGAACAAGGGAGTTCCATAATGGGTTAAACTTATTGCGACGATTATACATAAGACGAGTTAAATAGTTGTGCACCTCCTTAGGTCCCAAAGAATTACCATCATCCCACATGTTATCATGCAAGCTGCATGGGTAATGAACCAATTTAATGTTTGTCAGGACTTGCAGAAGATACACGCAAGCATTATATATGGCAATAGTACAATTTCAAGACTAAAACAGAAATAAACAAAGGAGTTGTAGATGGTAAGCAATTTCTGATTTAAGAATTAACACTTACATAAGCTCATCAAGATAGCGTAAAATTTCCTGGAAATCACTAATTTCCCCACTAGCACCTAGAACCGAGTGCTTTCCAACTGCCTTCATTCGCTCTACACTCTTGTAACGCAATGTAGAGCCATAGGAGCCTGATAATTAACAGAATGAATAACGTGAAACAGAAGTATATAATTAGAAGTACTATATacctataaaaaaattataactgtAGAGAGTGAACCCATGCAACGACTACTTTGAATCAAACAAAAAGTACATGGTAATATTCTCTAAAAACAATTCAGCAAATACAGATTAATCAACcaaattaattctatatattcATCTTGAAGATAAACAGCATATGTAAAACCTCAGATATGATAACATTTTTCTTGAAGATAAAACAGCATATGTAAAACCTCAGATATGATAAATTTTTTCTAGAAGATAAACAGCATATGTAAAACCTCAGATATGATTCCTACCATTCCGAGAGGATGTCACTAGTAGAAGTTGCATATATAAATCAAGAAGCTCAACTTAAATTCTTCTATCTTCCGAACCCACTCATATTATGTCTTTTAGACACATCATTGAAAAACCTATGTAACATAAGATATAAGGATATAATGTAGCAATCATACCCACACTTCAAAGAATGAATCTCCGAGTATAAAACACAAAAGTTTGTTCAATAAATTTGATCTTAGTTGAGTCAAACTGATATGGGCATGCATTGTTATGTCAAAGCACCAACCTATCGAAGCCAAAAAACATGGACGGGCCATAATTCCAATCAAATAAAAAACCCTTTGACACAATACTCAGTAGTAGGTGTGCATGAAATATATTGTCGTAAGAATCAATCATGGTAGTTAAAGTAGCCGGGGGTAGTGAAACTGACCTCCCATATCAGCAGCCATGAGGATCCCATCCTTGTATTTGATGGCGACCACAGAAGTACCAGTCACATACGGATACCTGTAAAACCCCgttaaaccaaaaaaaaaaaaaaaaactcctaAAAATGTAAACACAGGTGAATGTATCTACTTAAAAGCGACTCCGAGATCCAACACTTGTAATTCAAATAATCCAAAAAGTATATAGCTATAATCATCATCATTCCCATAAAAAGTCATATAAATGTATGTTTGCAACGATAAGATGACACATACAGAGTTCTCTGAGACGATGCTTCGGGGCTCATTATAGTCATCTGCAGAGAAAACAAAATTAGGCTCAACAAATACAAAAATGACTcgattttcaaataattaaaatcttcaAGTTCAATTCAGCAAGCTGCTAACCCTAAAAatactatagagaattgaaatTTAAGATTAAAAGAACAGGTTACCGCTAAATAGTTAACACAAATCGTGTGTAAGTGTAATTACATGATCATCTGTAACAAAACAACTGCTAAACAGATACAGATATATACATTAACAACACTACAATGAGAGAGATTCAACAATTAACCTTGTtttacagagagagagagatcgagAACGagaacgagagagagagagtccaaCTTGTAGAAGGGGAAACCTTGATTTGGGCTTTTTACTCTTATGACATCTCTTTTgggtttatataattttttcaggTCCGTTAAACTTTAATCAAACCAGTCCGATTTAaatctaaaaactaaaaaggaCTGActttgagatttttttaatatattcgatctatttatataatatattttagtataatgTATTTAGTATCTGCTTAAAATTTCTtgcaaaaataaattagttatttttagaaaaaagtacagatatatatacatttttttagaaaaagtgatttattttagaaaaaatatgtgATACCTGATTATATGATTATACGAAGTATTTATTCAGTAAAAATGAGTCCTTAATCTTTATGATAGTATAAAAAAAGTTCTGCTAAAGAAATAGGATTGTCGTATTAGAGAGTGGGGAAAAAATACTCGTAAAATCTTGCATCGTCCAAATTTTATGTTTTACGTGTTTACGAGAAGATTTGTTGCGATTTACATTACTTTAACtaatattgtttataatttcttgAGTTTTGGTTCGGTAACTAAAATGTATAATTTttgttctgaataaaaatttaatagatatgtttttatttaaacAATATTACTTTTTTACCAACAAGTTTAAGTCTCCTTGaaataaatcaaatgatttaTAAAACGTGAAAAGATTCTAATGATCTATGcaagagaaaatgaaaaaagtCTAATTATTTATCCGAACTGGAGGAagtactattttatttttgattgcaTATTCATTACCTTCTCAACTTCTTGGTAAAATGATGGAGCATTGGAAAGCAAAAtactattaataaaatataaatataatatattcgaaaatatgttttaaatttcaGAGTTATagatgtaaaaatattattcaacaaaaaaGAGTTTTATATTCAGTTGCAGTAAGCATGTACTGCTTAGGAAAAAGGTTGTGCTCAGGTTCAGGGAACAAAACAATTTAGGTCAAAATTACCAGCCGAAATATAAACATAAGAGGGTTAGGGAACCTAGCTAGAAATCTCTACAACTTCACAAATTTTCAAGTTAAAAACaacgaaattaattaaaaatagcaTACACTTAATAGCTTCGAATTTTACACTCAGAGAAGTCATAGGCTAAAGCTTCATGCCACACAGAGTTTGGGACACATCAAATCAGCACTCGATCGTATTTTCACCAAACTTGCAATACTTTAAAAGTTTGTTTGACGATTCAACTCAACAAGCAAGCAATACCCACTTCTTTAAAGTTTCTTCACAAACTAACAAGTCATATCAAATCAGCAACATTCATTGGCATCTCATCAATCTGCGTACTGTAATATTGCTCTATGTCCCTCAGTATCTTGATGTCATCGGTCTTCACAAAGTTGATAGCAACACCCTGTAAACCATTAAGCAATGATTTGGATGAACAATATGAATGTCATAGTACAACAAAAACTGAATGTCATAGTAAAATTTAGCAGAGTCCAGAAATGGTTCTTAAATTGTCAATTGGGCTTTTAGAAGAGAAATTAATAACTAGTTGTTACCTTGCGTCCAAAACGACCAGAACGACCAATTCGATGAATATAAAGCTCTCGGTTGTTTGGAAGATCATAATTAATCACCAAGGATACCTAAACCAAAACATAACACAAAATGTGAGATCACCAAATTAATAAACATCATAGGCACAGAAGTAGGATGAAGCTCTAGTTCCTTTTCCATTATCATTTGTATAAGCATTTTGAAAACTTcaacatatttttgtaaaattttaaagtccTCTCATAACTAGTTAAACAAGAACTTTGCTGAACTTTTTTTCTGGAACACCAAGAAACCAGACAAGAGCTAAGTGAGACTTGCCTGTTGAACATCCAGACCCCTTGCCCAGACATCTGTAGTGATTAGAACACGA is a window from the Daucus carota subsp. sativus chromosome 8, DH1 v3.0, whole genome shotgun sequence genome containing:
- the LOC108197337 gene encoding proteasome subunit beta type-4 encodes the protein MTIMSPEASSQRTLYPYVTGTSVVAIKYKDGILMAADMGGSYGSTLRYKSVERMKAVGKHSVLGASGEISDFQEILRYLDELILHDNMWDDGNSLGPKEVHNYLTRLMYNRRNKFNPLWNSLVLGGVKNGQKYLGSVSMIGVHFEDNHVATGFGNHLARPILRDEWKEDLTFEEGVKLLEKCMRVLLYRDRSAVNKLQIAKLTEEGMTISQPYSLKTFWGYGAFQNPTVGAEGSW